A genomic stretch from Bradyrhizobium sp. 195 includes:
- a CDS encoding GHMP family kinase ATP-binding protein: MLERTLVTIAETETIEEAFRRLNANMLGILFAQDASGRIVGAVTDGDIRRRMLAGTTIQDRVATCINRNFVWARSGGPREQILKLLDQRVHVVPILDGEGRLVDVFSRELFNLSEESEVFARARSPVRISFSGGGTDLTHYFVENDGGAVINATIKMYAHATLRRRSDSSIRIYSHDFRRTIEADNLAELGTDGDLALIKSVVRLIKPTYGFELEVSADFPVGSGLGGSAVVTSAIIGCFNEFRGDQWDRHEIAEMAFQAERLMLNIPGGWQDQYATVFGGFNHMEFFSDQNTIVPLRLDPNIIAELEESLVLCYTGSGRDSGAIHRDQKAQHETSDAVAAAAKQKEVTRDIRRHLLRGQLLECGRLIDEAWHAKRKLSSKISSDAIDAIYDFAKQHGAVGGKLLGAGGGGYFMFFVRPFERYQLIAALEQQGHSCSRIMFEENGLRTWKSRFPGRFA, translated from the coding sequence GTGCTTGAACGAACCCTCGTCACCATCGCCGAGACCGAGACCATTGAGGAAGCCTTCCGGCGCCTCAATGCGAACATGCTCGGCATCCTGTTCGCGCAGGACGCGAGCGGACGAATTGTCGGCGCGGTGACCGACGGCGACATCCGCAGGCGCATGCTGGCCGGCACAACGATCCAGGACCGGGTTGCGACCTGCATCAATCGCAACTTCGTCTGGGCGCGCAGCGGCGGTCCGCGCGAACAGATCCTCAAATTGCTCGACCAGCGCGTGCACGTGGTGCCGATCCTGGATGGCGAAGGACGCCTCGTCGACGTGTTCAGCCGCGAGCTGTTCAACCTGTCCGAAGAGAGCGAGGTGTTCGCCCGCGCCCGCTCGCCGGTGCGGATCAGCTTCTCCGGCGGCGGCACCGACCTGACCCACTATTTCGTGGAGAATGACGGCGGCGCGGTCATCAACGCCACGATCAAGATGTACGCTCACGCGACGTTGCGGCGCCGGAGCGATTCCAGCATCCGGATCTATTCGCACGATTTCCGGCGTACGATCGAGGCCGACAATCTCGCAGAACTCGGTACGGACGGAGATCTTGCGCTGATCAAGTCCGTCGTGCGCCTGATCAAGCCGACTTATGGGTTCGAGCTCGAGGTCTCCGCCGACTTCCCGGTCGGCTCAGGCCTCGGCGGCTCGGCGGTGGTCACCTCCGCCATCATCGGCTGCTTCAACGAATTCCGCGGCGACCAATGGGACCGCCACGAGATCGCGGAGATGGCGTTTCAGGCCGAGCGGCTGATGCTCAACATCCCCGGCGGCTGGCAGGATCAGTACGCTACCGTGTTCGGCGGCTTCAATCACATGGAGTTCTTCTCCGACCAGAACACCATCGTGCCGCTGCGTCTCGACCCCAACATCATCGCCGAGCTCGAGGAGAGCCTGGTGCTCTGCTACACGGGCTCTGGCCGCGATTCCGGCGCCATCCACCGCGACCAGAAGGCTCAGCACGAGACCAGCGACGCGGTCGCCGCAGCCGCCAAGCAGAAGGAAGTGACGCGCGACATCCGGCGGCATCTCCTGCGCGGCCAGCTCCTGGAATGCGGCCGACTGATCGACGAGGCCTGGCACGCCAAGCGGAAGCTGAGCTCGAAGATCTCTTCGGACGCGATCGATGCGATCTACGATTTCGCCAAGCAGCATGGCGCGGTCGGCGGCAAGCTGCTGGGCGCCGGCGGCGGCGGCTATTTCATGTTCTTCGTACGGCCGTTCGAGCGCTACCAGCTCATCGCCGCGCTGGAGCAACAGGGGCATAGCTGTTCGCGCATCATGTTCGAAGAGAACGGGCTGCGAACTTGGAAGTCGCGTTTTCCCGGGCGATTCGCCTGA
- a CDS encoding N-acetylneuraminate synthase family protein, with amino-acid sequence MTSPKQPAPVRIGNRLLGDGEPCYVIAEIGNNHNGDFDRAIALVDAAVAAGADCAKFQMRKLDEVYRASSLSGKDDDLAVEYTLDLLRRFELPTAQQKKIAEYCAAKGIQYLCTPWDASSVAVLEDFGVQAYKVASADLTNLPLLARLAATGKTLIVSTGMSTTDEIRAAAKFLDERNASYVLLHCQSTYPAALHNIHLRFMETLREIHPVVGYSGHERGTAVSTAAVALGAVVIERHITLDREMEGPDHAASLEPEEFKSLVSGIREVEAARGEKRAERALSQGELINRENLAKSLVAARDLSASTVISEADIAVKSPGQGLSPLKMPALLGRKLTRMMAADDYFFQSDLDEGAAKARRYRFDRPWGVPIRYHDAERFLEICEPDIIEFHLSYSDMERDPAAYLSGTYDLGFVVHAPELFAGSKLMDLATPDEALRRYSLEQTQALIDITRGLKKYFPKTKRPPIVANIGGFTMDEPLPAEEKAERYRIFAQSLTELNMDGVELTPQTMAPFPWHFGGQRHQNIFIFPDESAAFCAKHDLRMCVDISHTKLAANHFGFDFAQGLAQLGPHTAHLHFGDAKGLDGEGLQIGEGEIDFDEIGQVLRKHAPTASFIPEIWQGHKNMGEGFWTALERLEGHI; translated from the coding sequence ATGACATCGCCCAAACAGCCCGCTCCGGTCCGCATCGGCAACCGTCTACTGGGCGACGGCGAACCCTGCTACGTCATCGCCGAGATCGGCAACAATCACAATGGCGACTTCGACCGCGCCATTGCGCTGGTCGATGCCGCAGTCGCGGCCGGAGCCGATTGCGCCAAATTCCAGATGCGCAAGCTGGACGAGGTCTACCGTGCATCGAGCCTTTCGGGCAAGGACGACGACCTCGCCGTCGAGTATACGCTCGATCTCTTGCGGCGCTTCGAGCTGCCGACCGCGCAACAGAAGAAGATCGCCGAGTATTGCGCAGCGAAGGGTATCCAGTATCTCTGCACGCCCTGGGACGCGAGCAGCGTCGCCGTGCTCGAAGATTTCGGCGTGCAAGCCTACAAGGTTGCCTCCGCCGACCTTACCAATTTGCCGCTGCTCGCGCGCCTCGCCGCCACCGGCAAGACGCTGATCGTCTCGACCGGCATGAGCACGACGGACGAGATCAGGGCCGCGGCGAAGTTCCTCGACGAGCGCAACGCGAGCTACGTGCTGCTGCATTGCCAGAGCACCTATCCGGCCGCGCTTCACAACATCCATCTGCGTTTCATGGAGACGCTGCGCGAGATCCACCCGGTGGTCGGCTATTCGGGCCACGAGCGCGGCACGGCCGTTTCGACGGCCGCCGTCGCGCTCGGCGCCGTCGTCATCGAACGTCACATCACTCTCGACCGGGAGATGGAAGGTCCAGACCATGCCGCGAGCCTGGAGCCGGAGGAATTCAAGTCGCTGGTCTCCGGCATCCGCGAGGTGGAGGCGGCGCGCGGCGAGAAACGGGCCGAACGCGCGCTGAGCCAGGGCGAGTTGATCAACCGCGAGAACCTCGCCAAGAGCCTGGTGGCCGCGCGCGACCTTTCGGCCAGCACCGTGATCTCGGAAGCCGACATCGCGGTGAAGAGCCCGGGACAGGGCCTGTCGCCGCTGAAGATGCCGGCGCTGCTCGGTCGCAAGCTGACGCGGATGATGGCGGCCGACGACTATTTCTTCCAGAGCGACCTCGACGAAGGCGCTGCGAAAGCTCGTCGCTACCGCTTCGACCGCCCCTGGGGCGTGCCGATCCGCTATCACGACGCCGAGCGTTTCCTGGAGATCTGCGAGCCCGACATCATCGAATTCCATCTCAGCTACAGCGACATGGAGCGCGATCCCGCGGCGTATCTGTCCGGCACCTACGATCTCGGTTTCGTCGTGCATGCGCCGGAGCTGTTTGCCGGCTCCAAGCTGATGGACCTGGCAACCCCTGACGAGGCCCTGCGGCGCTATTCGCTGGAGCAGACGCAGGCTTTGATCGACATCACCCGCGGCCTGAAGAAATACTTTCCCAAGACCAAGCGCCCGCCCATCGTCGCCAATATCGGCGGCTTCACCATGGACGAGCCGCTGCCGGCGGAGGAGAAAGCCGAGCGCTACCGCATCTTCGCGCAGAGCTTGACCGAGCTCAACATGGACGGCGTCGAGCTGACGCCGCAAACGATGGCGCCGTTCCCCTGGCATTTCGGCGGCCAGCGTCACCAGAACATCTTTATATTCCCGGACGAGTCGGCCGCATTCTGCGCCAAGCATGATTTGCGCATGTGCGTCGACATTTCGCACACGAAACTCGCCGCCAATCATTTCGGCTTCGACTTCGCGCAAGGCCTCGCCCAGCTCGGGCCGCACACCGCGCATCTGCATTTCGGCGACGCCAAGGGGCTCGACGGCGAGGGTCTTCAGATCGGCGAAGGCGAGATCGACTTCGACGAGATCGGACAGGTGCTGCGCAAGCATGCGCCGACGGCCTCGTTCATTCCCGAGATCTGGCAGGGCCACAAGAACATGGGCGAAGGCTTCTGGACCGCGCTCGAGCGTCTCGAGGGACACATCTGA
- a CDS encoding acylneuraminate cytidylyltransferase family protein produces MARKTLAVIAARGGSKGIPHKNLLDLCGKPLIAWTVEQARAARGVDVVAVSSDSDSILAAAEAAGAIGVQRPADISGDLASSESAWLHALDAIDERMGRFERIVALQATSPIREPGDIENALATFDRDHLDSLLSVCEVEDYFNWRIGANGPEPINYDYRNRRMRQQIEKRYLENGSFYVLIPSLLREQNNRLGGKIGFHVMERHKMFQIDRPEDVKLCAAIMQSYGYA; encoded by the coding sequence ATGGCGCGCAAGACGCTGGCCGTGATCGCCGCGCGCGGCGGCTCCAAGGGCATCCCGCACAAGAACCTGCTCGATCTCTGCGGCAAACCGCTGATCGCCTGGACGGTCGAGCAGGCACGCGCGGCGCGGGGCGTCGACGTGGTGGCGGTCTCTTCGGACAGCGACAGCATCCTCGCCGCGGCCGAGGCTGCCGGAGCCATCGGCGTGCAGCGCCCGGCCGACATTTCGGGCGACCTCGCCTCCTCCGAATCCGCCTGGCTGCACGCACTCGATGCGATCGATGAGCGGATGGGACGGTTCGAGCGGATCGTCGCACTCCAGGCGACATCGCCGATCCGCGAGCCCGGCGACATCGAGAACGCGCTTGCGACCTTCGATCGCGATCATCTCGACAGCCTGCTCTCGGTCTGCGAGGTCGAGGATTATTTCAACTGGCGCATCGGCGCGAATGGACCGGAGCCGATCAACTACGATTATCGCAACCGCCGCATGCGGCAACAGATCGAGAAACGCTATTTGGAAAACGGCTCGTTCTACGTCCTGATCCCATCCCTCCTGCGCGAGCAGAACAACCGTCTCGGCGGCAAGATCGGTTTCCACGTGATGGAGCGTCACAAGATGTTCCAGATCGACCGCCCCGAGGACGTCAAGCTTTGCGCCGCCATCATGCAAAGTTACGGCTATGCCTGA
- a CDS encoding SDR family oxidoreductase: MPDLSAFSLKGKIAVVTGASRGIGAAIATGLRDAGAMVFGLSRSGTAPQDVTAIACDLSDDKAIENAFGMIAAQGGHIDALVNAAGISLPAKGDESELERFRATVATDLTGVYATILAAYPLLKKAGSAAIVNVTSINSIRGFPGNPGYVAAKAGLAGLTRALAADYAPDGIRVNALAPGYVATEMTAKSFADPLMHEDRRRHTMLGRWGQPADMVGAAVFLTSEASAYVTGQEIFVDGGWIAKGLAISSDSKS; encoded by the coding sequence ATGCCTGACCTCAGCGCCTTCTCGCTCAAAGGCAAGATCGCGGTGGTCACCGGCGCCTCGCGGGGCATTGGCGCGGCCATCGCGACCGGCCTGCGAGATGCGGGCGCTATGGTGTTCGGCCTCAGCCGTTCCGGGACCGCACCGCAGGACGTGACCGCAATTGCCTGCGACCTCTCCGACGACAAGGCGATCGAGAACGCATTCGGCATGATCGCCGCGCAAGGCGGGCATATCGACGCGTTGGTCAACGCCGCCGGCATCAGCCTCCCCGCAAAAGGTGATGAGAGCGAGCTTGAGCGCTTTCGCGCCACGGTCGCGACCGACCTCACCGGCGTTTACGCCACCATCCTTGCCGCGTATCCGCTCCTGAAGAAGGCGGGCTCGGCTGCGATCGTCAACGTCACCAGCATCAACTCGATCCGCGGCTTTCCCGGCAATCCCGGCTACGTGGCGGCGAAGGCGGGACTTGCCGGGCTGACGCGCGCACTCGCGGCCGACTACGCGCCCGACGGCATCCGCGTCAACGCACTTGCTCCGGGCTACGTCGCGACAGAGATGACCGCGAAGAGTTTTGCCGATCCCCTCATGCACGAAGACAGGCGCCGCCACACCATGCTCGGCCGGTGGGGACAGCCCGCCGATATGGTGGGAGCGGCCGTTTTCCTGACGTCGGAAGCCTCTGCTTATGTGACCGGTCAGGAGATCTTCGTCGACGGCGGCTGGATCGCCAAAGGCCTCGCCATCAGCTCGGATAGCAAATCGTGA
- a CDS encoding sugar phosphate isomerase/epimerase family protein encodes MTATLQRIGFMQGRLSALVDGKIQAFPWDEWQKEFSRAKELGLTRMEWTIDQERLRENPLTTEPGQQEILALSRENGVRIPSLTGDCFMQAPFWKVDAVVRDALVADLDLLIVACSRIGIEFVVIPLVDNGKIEREGESDTLKRVLLARSELLARRNVKVVFESDLPPDELARFMEAFPAEIFGINYDSGNSASLGYDSDEEIAAYAPRILNVHVKDRIRGGTTVPLGTGNADLAKTIRLIERSGYKGQYILQTARASDGDHAGALARYRDMTVGWIEDAAR; translated from the coding sequence GTGACCGCAACGCTGCAACGAATCGGCTTCATGCAGGGACGGCTCTCGGCCCTGGTCGACGGCAAGATCCAGGCCTTCCCCTGGGACGAGTGGCAAAAGGAATTTTCACGCGCGAAGGAGCTCGGCCTGACACGGATGGAATGGACCATCGATCAGGAACGGCTGCGCGAGAACCCGCTGACGACCGAGCCGGGGCAGCAGGAGATTCTGGCACTGTCGCGCGAGAACGGCGTGCGCATCCCGAGCCTGACGGGCGACTGCTTCATGCAGGCTCCATTCTGGAAGGTCGATGCCGTCGTGCGCGACGCGCTCGTCGCCGACCTCGATCTCCTTATCGTCGCCTGCAGCCGCATCGGCATCGAATTCGTCGTGATCCCGCTGGTCGACAACGGCAAGATCGAGCGCGAGGGCGAGAGCGATACGTTGAAGCGCGTGCTGCTTGCCCGCTCCGAGCTGCTGGCGAGGCGGAACGTCAAGGTCGTCTTCGAATCCGATCTGCCGCCGGACGAGCTTGCCCGGTTCATGGAGGCATTTCCGGCCGAAATCTTCGGCATCAACTATGACAGCGGCAACAGCGCCTCGCTCGGCTACGACAGCGACGAGGAGATTGCCGCCTACGCACCCCGCATTCTCAACGTGCACGTGAAGGACCGCATTCGCGGCGGCACCACCGTCCCGCTCGGCACCGGCAATGCGGACCTTGCCAAGACGATCCGGCTGATCGAGCGCTCGGGCTACAAGGGCCAGTACATCCTGCAGACTGCCCGCGCATCCGACGGCGACCATGCGGGCGCGCTAGCAAGATATCGCGACATGACGGTCGGCTGGATCGAGGACGCAGCGCGATGA